One part of the Glycine soja cultivar W05 chromosome 11, ASM419377v2, whole genome shotgun sequence genome encodes these proteins:
- the LOC114376202 gene encoding uncharacterized protein LOC114376202 — MPFESSAKSSQSPPAEGDKHKHLDREIREMVSAITHRVTDFHKAGSTHHLEKEHEDDTRIITLTGTNDGATLRSELDEKSGKTSHGESEELSTFVNSNFQAINNSIMFGGSYQANDPGVHLDISDFTDDQPPQSQKHKVEKLGKKGKKEKEGSKSDHQFGF, encoded by the coding sequence ATGCCTTTTGAATCATCAGCCAAGTCTAGTCAATCTCCCCCTGCTGAAGGCGACAAGCACAAGCATTTGGACAGGGAAATTAGGGAGATGGTATCTGCCATCACTCACCGTGTAACTGATTTTCACAAAGCTGGCTCCACCCACCATTTGGAGAAAGAGCATGAAGATGACACGAGGATCATTACCCTCACAGGAACCAATGATGGAGCAACACTGCGAAGCGAATTGGATGAAAAATCGGGCAAAACTTCTCATGGTGAGTCTGAAGAATTGAGCACCTTTGTTAACAGCAACTTTCAGGCCATCAACAACTCCATCATGTTTGGTGGAAGTTACCAAGCCAATGACCCTGGTGTGCATTTGGATATCTCTGATTTCACTGATGACCAACCTCCTCAGAGCCAAAAACACAAGGTTGAGAAGCTAGGGAAGaagggaaagaaagagaaagaaggtTCCAAAAGTGATCATCAATTTGGCTTTTAA